One window from the genome of Pseudonocardia hierapolitana encodes:
- a CDS encoding alpha-mannosidase yields MHDDRVLIEQRIERILRERLRPAVHGANVPLAVEVWHTPGEPVAVADALQAPYRPARAGEAWGPAWGTSWFHLTGSVPAAWAGHPVEAVIDLGFATDRPGFSAEALVHRPDGTAVKGLNPMNTWLRIADSAAGGEPVDLYVEAAANPLVHGVGTPLGEVHTAGRDPLYHVRRVVLAVFDEPVWELVQDVEVLTELMHELSVGDPRRWNILRTLQRAFDVLDLQDVAGSAAAVRAALAPALAVPATASAHRVSAIGHAHIDSAWLWPLRETVRKVARTASNVLTLMDDDPDFVFAMSSAQQWAWMEEHRPDVWERMRKKVAEGQLVPVGGMWVESDTNMPGGEALARQFVHGKRFFLDKLGVETEEVWLPDSFGYTAALPQLVRLSGSRWFLTQKISWSQFNRFPHHTFRWEGLDGTQVFTHFPPVDTYNATLSGAEMAHLVRNFSDKGVANRSLVPFGHGDGGGGPTREMLARAARLRDLEGSPRVEVEPPARFFAKAFADYPQPPVWVGELYLETHRGTYTSQAGNKQGNRRSEHLLYEAELWAATAAVRAGHPYPYEDLDRIWKSVLLHQFHDILPGSSIAWVHRESRETYARLTAELEVIIAAAQRALAGDAGSGGEVVFNAAPHARDGVPARGATRAPAPPAPATRTAADGGGYVLDNGLVRATVDPLGLLVSVVDLATGREAIAPGSPANLLQLHPDLPAHYDAWDVDHAYRRTVTDVTDVETLEPAADSAVRVVRRFGRSRVTQVISLPPGAGRVDIATEVDWHETETFLKAAFPLDVRAERSAAETQFGYVHRATDTNTSWEAAKYEICAHRYLHVTEPGFGVALVNDSTYGHDVTRAVRPATNGCAGGTTTTVRLSLLRAPRFPDPETDQGVHRMRFALVPGADLADATREGYRLNVPERRVPGDAEVEPLVRTDHDGVVISAVKLADDGSGDVVVRLYEAIGARAAVRLELGFPATSCSETDLLERPLAGDHPLDEGELALTLRPFQVVTLRFSHPGGDQQ; encoded by the coding sequence ATGCACGACGACCGCGTCCTGATCGAGCAGCGCATCGAGCGCATCCTGCGCGAGCGGCTACGACCGGCGGTCCACGGCGCGAACGTCCCCCTCGCCGTCGAGGTCTGGCACACCCCGGGCGAGCCGGTCGCCGTCGCCGACGCGCTGCAGGCGCCCTACCGGCCGGCGCGGGCGGGCGAGGCGTGGGGCCCGGCCTGGGGCACGAGCTGGTTCCACCTCACCGGGTCGGTCCCGGCGGCGTGGGCCGGCCACCCGGTGGAGGCCGTGATCGACCTCGGCTTCGCCACCGACCGCCCCGGGTTCTCCGCCGAGGCGCTCGTCCACCGGCCCGACGGCACGGCCGTCAAAGGGCTCAACCCGATGAACACGTGGTTGCGCATCGCCGACAGCGCCGCGGGCGGCGAGCCCGTCGACCTCTACGTCGAGGCGGCGGCCAACCCGCTCGTCCACGGGGTGGGCACGCCGCTGGGCGAGGTGCACACGGCCGGGAGGGACCCGCTCTACCACGTGCGCCGGGTCGTCCTCGCGGTGTTCGACGAGCCGGTGTGGGAGCTCGTGCAGGACGTCGAGGTGCTCACCGAGCTCATGCACGAGCTGTCCGTCGGCGACCCCCGGCGCTGGAACATCCTGCGCACCCTCCAGCGCGCCTTCGACGTGCTCGACCTCCAGGACGTCGCCGGCAGCGCGGCCGCGGTCCGCGCGGCGCTGGCGCCCGCCCTCGCCGTCCCGGCGACCGCGAGCGCACACCGGGTGAGCGCGATCGGGCACGCCCACATCGACTCCGCGTGGCTGTGGCCGCTGCGCGAGACGGTCCGCAAGGTGGCGCGCACGGCGTCGAACGTCCTGACGCTGATGGACGACGACCCCGACTTCGTCTTCGCGATGTCTTCGGCCCAGCAGTGGGCCTGGATGGAGGAGCACCGCCCCGACGTGTGGGAGCGGATGCGCAAGAAGGTGGCGGAGGGCCAGCTCGTGCCGGTGGGCGGCATGTGGGTGGAGTCCGACACCAACATGCCCGGCGGGGAGGCGCTCGCCCGCCAGTTCGTGCACGGCAAGCGGTTCTTCCTCGACAAGCTCGGTGTGGAGACCGAGGAGGTGTGGCTGCCCGACTCCTTCGGCTACACCGCGGCACTCCCCCAGCTCGTGCGCCTCTCGGGCTCCCGCTGGTTCCTCACCCAGAAGATCTCGTGGAGCCAGTTCAACCGGTTCCCCCACCACACCTTCCGGTGGGAGGGCCTCGACGGGACCCAGGTCTTCACCCACTTCCCGCCGGTCGACACCTACAACGCGACGCTCTCCGGCGCCGAGATGGCCCACCTCGTGCGCAACTTCTCCGACAAGGGCGTGGCCAACCGCTCCCTCGTGCCGTTCGGGCACGGCGACGGGGGCGGCGGACCCACCCGCGAGATGCTGGCCAGGGCCGCGCGGCTGCGCGACCTGGAGGGCTCGCCGCGGGTCGAGGTCGAGCCACCCGCCCGGTTCTTCGCGAAGGCGTTCGCGGACTACCCGCAACCGCCGGTGTGGGTCGGCGAGCTGTACCTGGAGACCCACCGCGGCACCTACACCAGCCAGGCGGGGAACAAGCAGGGCAACCGGCGCAGCGAGCACCTGCTGTACGAGGCCGAGCTGTGGGCGGCCACCGCGGCCGTGCGCGCCGGGCACCCGTACCCGTACGAGGACCTGGACCGCATCTGGAAGTCGGTGCTCCTGCACCAGTTCCACGACATCCTGCCCGGGTCCTCGATCGCCTGGGTGCACCGCGAGAGCCGCGAGACCTACGCGCGGCTGACCGCCGAGCTCGAGGTGATCATCGCGGCGGCGCAGCGGGCGCTCGCCGGCGACGCCGGGTCCGGCGGTGAGGTCGTGTTCAACGCGGCCCCGCACGCGCGCGACGGCGTCCCCGCCCGCGGGGCGACACGTGCGCCCGCACCGCCCGCTCCCGCCACCCGCACCGCGGCGGACGGCGGCGGGTACGTGCTGGACAACGGCCTGGTCCGGGCCACCGTCGACCCGCTGGGCCTGCTCGTGTCGGTCGTCGACCTGGCCACCGGGCGCGAGGCCATCGCCCCCGGCAGCCCCGCCAACCTGCTGCAGCTGCACCCGGACCTGCCCGCGCACTACGACGCGTGGGACGTCGACCACGCGTACCGCCGCACCGTGACCGACGTGACCGACGTCGAGACGCTGGAGCCGGCAGCGGACTCGGCCGTGCGGGTGGTGCGACGGTTCGGCCGTTCCCGGGTGACCCAGGTGATCTCCCTTCCGCCCGGAGCGGGACGCGTGGACATCGCCACCGAGGTCGACTGGCACGAGACCGAGACGTTCCTCAAGGCGGCCTTCCCCCTCGACGTGCGGGCGGAACGCTCCGCGGCGGAGACCCAGTTCGGCTACGTCCACCGGGCGACCGACACCAACACGAGCTGGGAGGCCGCCAAGTACGAGATCTGCGCCCACCGCTACCTGCACGTCACCGAGCCCGGCTTCGGCGTCGCGCTCGTCAACGACTCGACCTACGGCCACGACGTCACCCGCGCCGTGCGTCCCGCCACGAACGGCTGCGCAGGCGGCACGACCACCACGGTGCGCCTGTCGCTGTTGCGCGCGCCGCGGTTCCCGGACCCGGAGACCGACCAGGGCGTGCACCGGATGCGCTTCGCGCTCGTGCCGGGGGCCGACCTCGCCGACGCCACGCGCGAGGGCTACCGGCTCAACGTGCCCGAGCGGCGGGTGCCGGGTGACGCCGAGGTGGAGCCGCTCGTGCGGACCGATCACGACGGGGTCGTGATCTCGGCGGTGAAGCTCGCCGACGACGGTTCGGGCGACGTGGTCGTGCGCCTGTACGAGGCCATCGGGGCGCGGGCGGCAGTACGGCTGGAGCTCGGCTTCCCCGCCACCTCCTGCAGCGAGACGGACCTGCTCGAGCGGCCGCTCGCCGGGGATCACCCGCTCGACGAGGGCGAGCTCGCACTCACCCTGCGACCGTTCCAGGTCGTGACCCTGAGGTTCTCCCACCCGGGCGGGGATCAGCAGTGA
- a CDS encoding substrate-binding domain-containing protein, producing the protein MASGTDGPPSGVALFAWVKQELLDSIARGEFSPDEPFVTQREIVERFGVSTTTAVRALNELVADGVVVRRRGRGTFVAERATARPVTPSGPPVIAYVSPDRRAGMHDSDLLAGLSVETEALGYQLTVAHTRSTAHEEQVLRTVAAGWAQAVVLFAHDRSTAAGVVEELRLAGVVTVLVDRYLPGLPTDAVLFDDFAVGYDVTTAMIDRGHRSMAVLWSETDVTSVRDRLAGHRRALRDRGLPELPERSALRPFTGLDPAARQRRLRALLTSDDPLTALLFGNAPTLGQAVSDLLAMDVGFPGSVELASMDQSSPDGNGPLSVVSARLPTREMGRRAARLVHERLQGSAEPARHVVLPAEVQVAAPGRNTLVVSGADDAMHRVRTSLGADSADNADSADSPTEASGQRA; encoded by the coding sequence ATGGCATCTGGGACGGACGGACCGCCTTCCGGCGTCGCGTTGTTCGCGTGGGTCAAGCAGGAGCTGCTCGACTCCATCGCCCGCGGCGAGTTCTCCCCCGACGAGCCGTTCGTCACGCAGCGCGAGATAGTCGAACGCTTCGGGGTCTCCACGACCACCGCCGTTCGGGCGTTGAACGAGCTGGTCGCCGACGGAGTGGTCGTGCGGCGACGCGGCCGGGGCACCTTCGTCGCCGAACGCGCCACCGCCCGCCCGGTGACACCGTCCGGTCCCCCCGTCATCGCCTACGTCAGCCCGGACCGGCGGGCGGGCATGCACGACTCCGATCTGCTCGCCGGGCTCTCCGTCGAGACGGAGGCGCTCGGGTACCAGCTCACCGTCGCGCACACCCGGAGCACGGCGCACGAGGAGCAGGTGCTGCGCACCGTCGCGGCCGGCTGGGCGCAGGCCGTGGTGCTCTTCGCGCACGACCGGTCCACCGCCGCGGGCGTGGTGGAGGAACTGCGGCTCGCCGGCGTCGTGACGGTGCTGGTCGACCGGTACCTCCCCGGCCTCCCCACCGACGCGGTGCTCTTCGACGACTTCGCCGTCGGGTACGACGTCACCACCGCGATGATCGACCGCGGGCACCGCTCCATGGCCGTGCTCTGGAGCGAGACCGACGTGACGAGCGTGCGGGACCGGCTCGCCGGCCATCGCCGGGCGCTGCGCGACCGCGGGCTGCCCGAGCTCCCCGAGCGGTCGGCGCTGCGGCCCTTCACCGGTCTCGACCCCGCCGCGCGCCAGCGCAGGCTGCGTGCCCTGCTGACGTCCGACGACCCGCTCACCGCGCTCCTCTTCGGCAACGCCCCCACGCTCGGGCAGGCCGTGTCGGACCTGCTGGCCATGGACGTCGGCTTCCCGGGCTCGGTGGAGCTGGCGAGCATGGACCAGTCCAGTCCGGACGGCAACGGGCCGCTGTCCGTCGTCTCGGCCCGGCTGCCGACCCGGGAGATGGGCAGGCGGGCGGCGCGGCTCGTGCACGAGCGCCTGCAGGGCTCGGCGGAGCCGGCCCGCCACGTGGTGCTGCCGGCCGAGGTGCAGGTGGCGGCGCCGGGGCGGAACACCCTCGTGGTCAGCGGCGCGGACGACGCCATGCACCGCGTGCGCACGTCACTCGGTGCCGACAGCGCCGACAACGCCGACAGCGCCGACAGCCCGACCGAGGCGTCCGGCCAGCGTGCGTAG
- a CDS encoding VOC family protein, translating into MTQTIKPVPDGYTTVTPWMISKDTAGLIDFLTRAFGAEELARVENPDGPGIGHAEVRIGDAVVMMFDVLNPDWPYTPCFLRLYLPDGDAAHQRAVDAGATPLHRMTEMFWGDRVGRVRDPFGNVYWIQTRVAELEPDEIARRMVAPEFVAAMEYMQSGELVVGAHTIPA; encoded by the coding sequence ATGACGCAGACGATCAAGCCTGTGCCCGACGGCTACACCACGGTGACGCCCTGGATGATCTCGAAGGACACCGCGGGCCTCATCGACTTCCTGACGCGGGCGTTCGGCGCAGAGGAGCTGGCGCGGGTGGAGAACCCCGACGGTCCCGGCATCGGCCACGCGGAGGTCCGGATCGGGGACGCCGTCGTGATGATGTTCGACGTGCTCAACCCCGACTGGCCGTACACCCCGTGCTTCCTGCGGCTCTACCTGCCCGACGGCGACGCGGCCCACCAGCGGGCCGTGGACGCGGGTGCTACACCTCTGCACCGGATGACGGAGATGTTCTGGGGCGACCGCGTGGGCCGCGTCCGTGACCCGTTCGGCAACGTCTACTGGATCCAGACCCGGGTGGCCGAGCTGGAGCCGGACGAGATCGCGCGCCGGATGGTGGCGCCGGAGTTCGTGGCGGCGATGGAGTACATGCAGAGCGGGGAGCTGGTCGTCGGCGCGCATACGATCCCGGCGTGA
- a CDS encoding glycoside hydrolase family 16 protein: MTRTHLDERFPGHDLDRSVWFPYYLPHWSSRAESAATWEVRDSALHLTIPPDQPLWCPDLHPEPLRVSCVQTGSLTGQQPFADGLVVREEQPTFWGYTPCYGAVEVRMRATVSPRSMFAFWMSGIEDEPRRSGEICVAEVFGDTVDGEGAAVGIGLHRFRDPELVEEFSAERFDLDVSEFHRYGVDWRPDGLTFSIDGTVVRRVRQSPSYPMQLMIGVFDFPAKATGADEPVPELVVSHVTGRP; this comes from the coding sequence GTGACGCGGACCCACCTCGACGAGCGGTTCCCGGGCCACGACCTGGACCGGTCGGTCTGGTTCCCCTACTACCTGCCGCACTGGAGCTCGCGCGCGGAGTCCGCGGCCACGTGGGAGGTGCGCGACAGTGCGCTGCACCTGACCATCCCGCCGGATCAGCCGCTGTGGTGCCCCGACCTGCACCCGGAGCCGCTGCGCGTGTCCTGCGTGCAGACGGGGAGCCTCACCGGGCAGCAGCCGTTCGCCGACGGCCTGGTGGTGCGCGAGGAGCAGCCCACGTTCTGGGGCTACACCCCCTGCTACGGGGCGGTGGAGGTGCGGATGCGGGCCACCGTCTCGCCGCGGTCGATGTTCGCGTTCTGGATGTCGGGCATCGAGGACGAGCCGCGGCGCAGCGGGGAGATCTGCGTGGCCGAGGTGTTCGGCGACACCGTCGACGGCGAAGGGGCGGCGGTGGGCATCGGGCTGCACCGCTTCCGCGACCCGGAGCTGGTCGAGGAGTTCTCGGCCGAGCGGTTCGACCTCGACGTCAGCGAGTTCCACCGGTACGGGGTCGACTGGCGCCCGGACGGGCTCACGTTCTCGATCGATGGCACCGTGGTGCGGCGGGTGCGGCAGAGCCCGTCCTACCCGATGCAGCTGATGATCGGTGTCTTCGACTTCCCCGCGAAGGCGACCGGCGCCGACGAGCCGGTGCCGGAGCTGGTGGTCTCGCACGTCACCGGTCGGCCCTGA
- a CDS encoding adenylate/guanylate cyclase domain-containing protein, with product MTTPEDALEELILGAPRRYTRQQIAETAGLDLETGRRLWRALGFAETADDEVLFTERDLDAVRLMTRLTDAGVLAPDVREAVARAMAQSLSRLAEWQVGMLIRVIEDQGGEVTPQGSREIAAAVLPALEDLQSYVWRRHVAAAVRRMVVTAGPGDEPGTWPLVVGFADMVGFTRTTRRRSTAELSEMIERFGSTTTEVIADGHGRIVKTVGDEVLFVADDVADGAGIALALQDRVRAEPALPELRIGLAAGPVLVRYGDVYGEVVNIAARLTAHARPGSVLADRGVADALAGDPRFALRPLRSVAVRGYRHLHPWLLERARVRADR from the coding sequence GTGACCACACCGGAGGACGCCCTCGAAGAGCTCATCCTCGGTGCCCCGCGGCGCTACACGCGTCAGCAGATCGCCGAGACAGCCGGGCTCGACCTCGAGACCGGTCGCCGGCTGTGGCGCGCCCTCGGGTTCGCCGAGACGGCCGACGACGAGGTCCTCTTCACCGAGCGCGACCTCGACGCCGTGCGCCTGATGACCCGCCTCACCGACGCCGGGGTGCTCGCCCCCGACGTGCGCGAGGCCGTGGCGCGGGCGATGGCCCAGTCGCTGTCGCGGCTCGCGGAGTGGCAGGTCGGGATGCTCATCCGCGTGATCGAGGACCAGGGCGGCGAGGTCACACCGCAAGGTTCGCGCGAGATCGCCGCCGCCGTCCTGCCCGCGCTGGAGGACCTGCAGAGCTACGTCTGGCGCCGGCATGTGGCCGCGGCCGTCCGCCGGATGGTCGTGACGGCGGGCCCCGGCGACGAGCCCGGAACCTGGCCGCTCGTCGTCGGCTTCGCCGACATGGTCGGCTTCACGCGCACCACGAGGCGCCGCTCCACCGCCGAGCTGAGCGAGATGATCGAGCGCTTCGGCTCGACGACCACCGAGGTGATCGCGGACGGGCACGGGCGGATCGTCAAGACGGTCGGGGACGAGGTGCTCTTCGTCGCCGACGACGTCGCCGATGGCGCGGGCATCGCGCTCGCGCTGCAGGACCGCGTGCGGGCCGAGCCCGCGCTGCCCGAGCTGCGCATCGGCCTGGCCGCGGGCCCGGTGCTGGTGCGCTACGGCGACGTCTACGGCGAGGTCGTCAACATCGCCGCGCGGCTCACGGCGCACGCCCGGCCGGGCAGCGTGCTGGCCGACCGCGGGGTGGCCGACGCGCTGGCGGGCGACCCGCGCTTCGCCCTGCGTCCGCTTCGCTCGGTGGCCGTGCGCGGCTACCGCCACCTGCACCCGTGGCTGCTGGAACGAGCCCGAGTCAGGGCCGACCGGTGA